The following proteins come from a genomic window of Crateriforma spongiae:
- a CDS encoding ThuA domain-containing protein: MPVPRLMSWPRVALAAFVVSFSIAPTTVSAADADDTKLKLLIIDGQNNHTAWPKTTAMMRDFYEASGRFTVDVNRSKFTWKGGKLLEEYPLDDGKEYQDLSEPKPDPDFKPDFAAYDVVVSNFGWKAAPWPEETQQALEKFVANGGGLVIVHAADNSFGNWLEFNRMIGLGGWDGRNEKSGPYVYVNEQGEVVRDMTPGGGGSHGPQHEYQIVVRDADHPITRGMPRAWLHVQDELYQKLRGPAENMHILATAYADPKYRGTGRHEPMIMTIHYGDGRVFHTPMGHDDKSFACTGFITTMLRGTEWAATGDVTLTEIPQDFPGPYESRKR, translated from the coding sequence ATGCCCGTTCCCCGCCTGATGTCATGGCCCCGCGTCGCGTTGGCGGCCTTTGTAGTGTCCTTTTCCATCGCTCCGACCACCGTTTCGGCCGCCGATGCGGACGATACCAAATTGAAGCTGTTGATCATCGATGGCCAGAACAATCACACCGCGTGGCCCAAAACGACGGCCATGATGCGTGACTTCTACGAAGCGTCGGGACGATTCACGGTGGACGTCAACCGCAGCAAGTTCACCTGGAAAGGTGGCAAATTGTTGGAAGAGTATCCGCTGGACGACGGCAAGGAGTATCAGGACCTGTCGGAACCGAAGCCCGACCCAGACTTCAAACCGGATTTCGCCGCTTACGACGTCGTGGTCAGTAATTTCGGATGGAAAGCGGCACCTTGGCCGGAAGAAACCCAGCAGGCCTTGGAAAAATTCGTTGCCAACGGCGGTGGTTTGGTCATCGTTCATGCCGCAGACAACAGTTTTGGTAATTGGCTGGAATTCAATCGCATGATCGGCTTGGGCGGCTGGGACGGACGCAATGAAAAATCCGGCCCCTACGTCTACGTCAACGAACAAGGCGAAGTCGTTCGAGACATGACGCCCGGAGGCGGCGGATCTCACGGCCCCCAGCATGAATATCAAATCGTGGTCCGCGATGCCGACCACCCGATCACGCGAGGAATGCCGCGGGCGTGGTTGCACGTGCAGGACGAGCTGTATCAAAAGCTGCGTGGACCGGCGGAAAACATGCACATCTTGGCGACGGCCTACGCGGACCCCAAATACCGTGGAACGGGCCGTCACGAACCGATGATCATGACGATCCACTATGGCGACGGCCGAGTCTTTCACACGCCGATGGGCCATGACGACAAATCATTTGCCTGCACCGGCTTCATCACCACGATGCTGCGCGGCACCGAATGGGCCGCGACCGGTGACGTGACGCTGACCGAAATCCCCCAGGATTTCCCCGGGCCCTACGAATCTCGCAAACGCTGA